In Brettanomyces bruxellensis chromosome 8, complete sequence, a genomic segment contains:
- the PRE3 gene encoding Proteasome subunit beta type-1 (MEROPS:MER0001645) has product MDTISVDVTHLKKGEVSMGTSIMAVTFKDGVILGSDSRTTSGAYIANRVTDKLTQLQDKIWCCRSGSAADTQAVADMVRYQMDLYQSMNGKEPGTELAASVFQEICYNNKDMLTAGIIIAGYDQKKGGQVFVVPLGGSLHQDEYAISGSGSAFIYGYCKKNFKPDMTKEQTINFMKSSLSQAIRWDGSSGGVIRMVVLTANGIERLIFYPEEYVNA; this is encoded by the coding sequence ATGGATACTATAAGTGTTGATGTCACCCATCTTAAAAAGGGCGAGGTTAGTATGGGAACATCCATTATGGCCGTGACATTCAAGGACGGTGTTATCTTGGGTTCTGACTCCAGAACTACAAGTGGCGCATACATTGCAAACAGAGTCACTGATAAATTAACCCAACTACAGGACAAGATATGGTGTTGCCGTTCTGGATCTGCGGCTGATACTCAGGCTGTCGCTGATATGGTGAGATATCAAATGGATTTGTACCAAAGCATGAACGGAAAAGAGCCAGGAACGGAGTTGGCCGCTTCCGTTTTCCAGGAAATTTGctataataataaagataTGCTAACGGCAGGAATTATTATTGCTGGATATGACCAGAAGAAGGGTGGACAGGTGTTTGTGGTGCCATTGGGTGGATCCTTGCACCAGGATGAGTATGCTATTTCCGGCTCCGGTTCAGCATTTATCTACGGTTattgcaaaaagaatttCAAGCCTGACATGACTAAAGAGCAGACGATAAACTTCATGAAAAGCTCGCTTTCACAGGCTATTCGTTGGGATGGATCCTCTGGTGGTGTTATCAGAATGGTTGTGCTAACTGCAAATGGAATCGAGAGACTCATATTTTATCCTGAGGAATATGTGAATGCTTAG
- a CDS encoding uncharacterized protein (BUSCO:EOG09262D4G) produces the protein MTFSLKNELEVVLPKGVSYQVLNLQSRLKESKCIIHHHKADHIHSYKSVHFIVLLHENKPLLALEVYVYLDVPNDQSQILRTVYISKADTSGLQNQKLSVGRIVQCFLGWICSRSITSYFESMDIPLIIDHHANISKEHSPFMSETDRRLHILIERSKGDKNYGMPKITKKSGFYPNEDLFTDISKHTTRLILFTRSEKQYLFPNSSKNQGKHILTDSQLLKWWMKNVEQIMGNNKVFARMGKKRINVLNADKFEVSRYIPSGSKEWKIGDIYTDKSNLHDAAVYHIPLLPDDPKGRFLEHLVVENRINKVRMKQFWTELSVRQEFRLGITVGLIGIEGESREYSMDNNNDDMLILFKRSEFNKIKELFVDIDYSDPVDYLRIKEGLKERKIILPVVKGQFDFTTLRQKEKYIHVQTLTPHTLTVRNKRRINPVVVNDIGSLVKRKRS, from the coding sequence ATGACATTCAGTCTTAAAAATGAACTTGAGGTGGTTCTTCCGAAAGGAGTATCGTACCAGGTGTTAAATCTTCAGTCGCGTCTTAAGGAGAGTAAATGCATAATCCATCACCATAAGGCTGATCATATACATAGTTACAAAAGTGTGcattttattgtattattACACGAAAACAAGCCTTTACTAGCACTTGAGGTTTATGTTTATTTGGATGTGCCAAACGATCAAAGTCAAATTCTAAGAACAGTTTATATCTCGAAAGCTGATACTTCAGGATTGCAGAACCAAAAACTATCTGTGGGAAGAATTGTGCAATGCTTTTTGGGATGGATCTGCAGTAGGTCGATAACAAGTTACTTTGAATCCATGGATATTCCATTGATAATTGACCATCATGCCAACATAAGCAAAGAACATTCACCTTTTATGTCAGAAACGGATAGAAGACTACACATTTTAATTGAGAGGTCTAAGGGGGATAAGAACTATGGGATGccaaaaataacaaaaaaatcagGCTTTTACCCAAATGAGGATCTTTTCACAGATATATCGAAGCACACGACAAGGCTCATTCTGTTTACGAGATCTGAGAAGCAGTATCTATTTCCGAACTCCTCTAAAAACCAAGGAAAGCACATCTTAACTGACAGTCAGCTTTTAAAATGGTGGATGAAAAATGTGGAGCAGATCATGGGAAACAATAAGGTTTTTGCCAGAAtggggaaaaagagaatcaATGTTTTGAATGCCGACAAATTTGAAGTTTCTAGATACATACCATCCGGCAGTAAAGAGTGGAAAATTGGTGATATTTATACGGATAAGTCAAATTTGCATGATGCGGCAGTATACCATATTCCCTTATTGCCTGATGATCCGAAAGGACGTTTTCTGGAACATTTGGTTGTGGAAAATCGTATAAATAAAGTCAGAATGAAACAGTTTTGGACTGAGTTATCAGTCAGACAGGAGTTTAGACTTGGTATTACTGTCGGATTAATCGGTATAGAAGGTGAGTCTCGTGAATACAGCATGGACAATAATAATGACGATATGCTTATTCTGTTTAAGAGAAGTGAATTTAACAAGATTAAGGAATTATTCGTTGATATCGACTATTCGGATCCTGTTGATTACTTACGCATAAAAGAAGGACTAAAGGAACGGAAAATAATTCTTCCAGTTGTCAAAGGTCAGTTTGATTTCACAACTCTCagacaaaaagagaaatacaTCCATGTTCAAACACTTACACCCCATACTTTAACTGTTCGAAATAAGCGGAGAATAAATCCGGTTGTTGTTAATGATATTGGAAGCCttgtgaaaagaaagcggtcttaa
- a CDS encoding uncharacterized protein (MEROPS:MER0001881) — protein MDSLVKAASSSKISLPTLSDHVYKDDCMFSFDTPFDEGGIDICMTCFQALSRGKYNYTKRHSKLFRHDLFLNYRKTPKAIKPDEQPQKMLKLEIKEKTEDELFDLKTAIYDASTNSSYDYPNNNLPTMIQLVADGILKATSSDKQQQIKAWRQEVKVCPHSKNISQSKNNGSLTACTDCGLEENLWLCLECGHIGCGRKQFGGVPGNSHAVSHNKEFPDHHVAVKLGSLSLNSADCYCYTCDDDVKVPNLSSLLKFYGIDIAHHEKTEKNLTELQIEQNVKWDFKMDGSNGEVLNPVFGNGLTGFKNLGNSCYLASVLQVLFSIPEFAKAYYDSTDGVPESLLSRSSDPADDLEIQMYKLGDGLLSGRYSVPDKFTTEVVKYQRGIRPSGFKHLVGKGDPQFSTMQQQDAFEFWSYLVDQLEKAHVRGLLDYSPVDVFKFVLETKIRCTKCGGVRLKKELDESMCLPVEEVDTRNRKLGKSDKVLLEQCFDEWRKGSQFEYQCPACKSKQMATSTQGFKTFPKYLVVNPQRIKLVNWVPVKLSVAIKFCEHLSLSQYRSDGKLDDERELPDDDKDKDESGEITFNPDFLTALMGMGFTENRCKKALYNTANTSAEAAANWLFEHMDDPHIDDPFHLETSTSAKRPSVSQQDIDSITSMGFAAQLAKKALILNDSNVEQAVNWIFANPDDDGKLPEPAQPGKTSEQQLEDLLAQPDTGGKYSLMGVICHKGTSIHSGHYVAFIKKHVDGHAAWVLFNDEKVVAVDESVLSEIEVSGYIYLYEKVAS, from the coding sequence ATGGATTCCTTGGTGAAAGCAGCATCCTCCTCGAAAATATCCCTTCCTACTCTATCTGATCACGTATACAAGGATGATTGTATGTTCTCATTCGACACGCCATTTGATGAAGGAGGAATTGACATCTGCATGACATGTTTTCAGGCATTATCAAGAGGAAAGTACAATTACACAAAGCGGCATTCAAAATTGTTTAGACATGATTTGTTTCTAAACTACAGAAAAACACCAAAAGCAATAAAACCGGATGAGCAACCTCAGAAGATGCTCAAGCTTGAGATTAAAGAGAAAACAGAAGATGAATTGTTCGATCTGAAAACTGCAATTTATGATGCATCAACTAATTCCTCATATGATTATCCGAACAATAATCTTCCTACAATGATACAACTAGTAGCTGATGGAATTTTGAAGGCAACATCATCCGAcaagcagcagcagattAAGGCTTGGAGACAGGAAGTGAAGGTGTGTCCCCATTCTAAGAATATATCACAAAGCAAGAACAATGGCTCTTTGACTGCCTGTACCGATTGTggacttgaagaaaacttGTGGCTCTGCTTGGAGTGTGGTCATATCGGATGTGGCAGAAAGCAATTTGGAGGTGTTCCTGGGAATTCGCATGCTGTTTCTCATAATAAGGAATTTCCAGACCATCATGTCGCTGTCAAACTTGgatctctttctttaaatTCTGCGGATTGCTATTGCTATACgtgtgatgatgatgtgaAAGTTCCAAACctctcttctcttttgaaGTTTTACGGCATCGACATTGCACATCACGAGAAAACTGAAAAGAACCTCACTGAGCTACAGATCGAGCAGAATGTGAAGTGGGATTTCAAGATGGATGGAAGCAATGGTGAGGTGTTGAACCCTGTGTTTGGCAATGGGTTAACCGGATTCAAGAATCTTGGTAACTCTTGCTATCTTGCCTCAGTTCTCCAAGTTCTCTTTAGCATTCCTGAGTTTGCAAAAGCTTATTACGATTCAACTGATGGCGTTCCGGAATCCCTGCTTTCGCGATCATCTGATCCAGCTGATGACTTGGAAATCCAGATGTACAAACTGGGTGATGGACTTCTTTCCGGAAGATATTCTGTGCCTGACAAGTTTACCACTGAAGTTGTGAAATACCAACGAGGAATTCGGCCATCTGGATTTAAGCATCTCGTTGGAAAGGGGGATCCACAATTCAGCACAATGCAACAGCAAGATGCGTTTGAGTTTTGGAGCTATCTTGTGGATCAATTAGAAAAAGCTCATGTTAGGGGACTGTTGGATTATTCTCCAGTGGATGTGTTCAAGTTTGTCCTCGAAACGAAGATAAGATGTACGAAATGCGGTGGTGTTAGACTCAAAAAGGAGTTGGATGAATCCATGTGTTTGCCCGTTGAGGAAGTAGACACCAGGAATAGGAAACTAGGGAAGTCAGATAAAGTTTTGCTTGAGCAGTGTTTCGATGAATGGCGCAAAGGAAGCCAATTTGAGTACCAATGTCCAGCATGCAAAAGCAAGCAGATGGCAACATCTACACAGGGTTTCAAAACTTTTCCAAAGTACCTTGTCGTCAATCCGCAAAGGATCAAGCTTGTTAATTGGGTGCCTGTGAAACTATCTGTAGCAATTAAGTTTTGTGAGCATCTGTCGTTGAGTCAGTATCGTTCGGATGGAAAAttggatgatgaaagaGAGCTtccagatgatgataaagataaagatgagTCGGGTGAGATTACATTTAACCCAGACTTTCTGACGGCTTTAATGGGCATGGGCTTTACGGAGAACAGATGCAAAAAAGCCCTTTACAATACAGCAAATACAAGTGCTGAAGCTGCCGCAAACTGGTTGTTTGAGCATATGGATGATCCACATATTGATGATCCATTTCACTTAGAAACTTCAACATCTGCTAAGCGGCCAAGTGTAAGTCAGCAGGATATCGATTCAATCACTTCGATGGGCTTTGCAGCACAGTTAGCTAAAAAAGCTCTTATTTTGAACGATTCAAACGTTGAGCAGGCCGTTAATTGGATATTCGCTAAtccagatgatgatggtaaGCTTCCAGAGCCTGCACAGCCCGGGAAAACATCTGAGCAGCAATTGGAAGATTTATTGGCACAGCCTGATACGGGAGGAAAGTACAGCCTTATGGGAGTAATATGCCATAAAGGGACTTCAATCCATTCGGGCCATTATGTTGCATTCATTAAAAAACATGTTGATGGACATGCGGCTTGGGTTCTTTTCAACGATGAAAAAgttgttgctgttgatgAAAGTGTGCTGAGTGAAATTGAGGTTTCCGGCTACATATATTTGTACGAAAAGGTTGCTAGTTGA